Below is a genomic region from Aminiphilus circumscriptus DSM 16581.
CGGCTTTGTCATACACTCACGCTCCGAAAGGGATTCTTCTACAGAGGGAACGCGACGAGAGCAAGGGACAGGGGCTTCTCTCTATTTCGTTTTTCCCTCGAAAGCATCGAGCCCGACCGCGAAGAGAAGATCCGCATAGCCCGAGTAGGCGTCGTAGACGGCGTCCACGAGAGCCGTCCTGGCACTGTTCAGGGCGAGGCGGGAATCAAGGACGTCGATATTCGTCCCCACCTGGGCGGTATAGCGTTTCAATGCCATGCGGTAATCTTCTTCGGCGCTGAGGAGCTGATCCTGAGCCACCTGGATACGCACTTGCGCGGAGGCGAGATTGAGTTGTGCCGTGGACACCTCAAGGCTGACCTGTCGCTCCATATCGGTCATGTTATGGAGCAACTCACGACTCGAAGCCCGAGCCTGTTCCACTCTGGAGCCGACCTCTCCGGAATCATACAGGCGCCACTGTGCCACGAGCATCACTTTCCAGTCGTCATCCTCGGGAAAGAAGGAATCTCCCGTGCGTGTCACCTCTCCCTGAAGCGACACCTGCGGCCGCGCCTGCCCCGCTGCGGCGTCGGCATAGGCAAGGGCCGCGTTACGGAGATGCGCCATGGCGAGGAGATCCGCCCGGGAAGCAAGAGCCAGCTGCTCGAGATTCTCCGGAAGGGGGGATGCGACGTAATCGCTCTCGGGCTCCTCCAGTTCGTAGGGCGGGCGAAGCTGCGCCCCCGTGGCCCGTTCAAGGGCCTTCCACATGACGTCCACCGTGTTGAGGGCACTTATGCGATCCAGTTGGGCGCTGGACACCGCCACCTGGACACGAAGCACTTCGTTTTTCGCCACCACGCCATTGTTATAAAGCGCCTCCACCTGACGAAGATGCTCCTGCGCCAGAAGAAGCGCCTCTTCCGCAACCTTCAGCTTGGACACGGCGCGCTGCAAATTGAAGAAGTTTTTCCGGACACTGTTCTCGACGGACTGAAAGGTGCGAACCTCCTCGGCCCTGGCGGAATCGACTTCGAATTCCGCAGCTTTCCTGTTCGCCCGGAGAGATCCTCCCGTATAGAGAAGCTGCGTCAACCGCAGACCCGCCGCATAGGTTTTCTCGTATCCCAGGGGAACGATACCGATGGGGACACCCGTTCCGGGATCAAGTGCCTTCGTCGTAGGGATGTCCTTCACCTGAGAGTATGAAAGCACCGCATCCACTTTCGGGCCGAACCCCGCCTCCACTTCCCGCAACTTCGCCTCGACCCGAAGCACTTTCTCCCGGGCAGCGGAGAGAAGTGGGTGCTGTTCCTTCGCAATCGTCATGGCCTTCTCCAGAGTCAGAACCGGCGCATCGGCAGCGAAGGCGACCGCCCTCCCCCAAACGAAGAGATAGGCGCAACACAGCGACACCATGAAAACTCGTTTCACGTTCTCGCACCCTTTACCAGGCACTCTCGTTCGCCTCCTCCAAGATACTGCGGCAACACCCCGGACAGAATAGCGGACCATATGCGTTTAGCCCTGTCCGTGTCCTTCCGGAGAGCCAACTGGAGCACCACGCCGTCAAAAACAGCATCCACGATAAAACCCAATTCCCGAAGTTCGCTTCGTTTGCCGCGAACCTCCTCTGGGAAACAGCGTTCCATGTGATCACAAAGACGTTCTACCACACTGTCCGGAAGCTCCCTCAAATGTGTTTCCAGCTCCTCGTTTCCACGGAGTCCCTCGCCGAGGAGATTGATCCAGAACCGGAGGGTATCCGCGTTGGTCATGTACTCTTCGATGACAGCTTCTCCCTGGCAAATGAGGAAGTTTAGAAGCCCCTTCCGTCCGTGTTCTTTTGTGGGTGTGAAGAAGGCTTCGACTTTTCGCACTTCCCGGTCGGCTACTTCCATATAAAGGGCAAGCTTGCTCGGGAAATGCCAATAAAGCGCGCCCTTGCTCAAGCCTGTCGCTTTTATGGTTTTGTCAATGCAAATTTGATCACCAGGGACAGCCGAATTTTGACCACCCCGGTCATTCTTCCGCGGCCGCCGTTTTGAGTTGTATTTGGCTTCTCTTTCTTCCCTCCCTCAGGGTTTCCTTCAGTCTGTAACTTTCCCACGTGCACTCGATGATGTACGCCTTGTGGGTCATCCGGTCGAGCAGAGCCGCCGTCATGTTCGGATCCCCGAAGACCTCCGTCCAGCTTCCGAATCCGAGATTCGTCGTCACGATGACCGATCCCCGCTCGTGCCGTTCCGCGAAGACCTGAAACAGCAGTTCTCCGCCTTCCTTCGAAAAGGGAACATATCCCAGTTCGTCCACTATGAGCAGGTCATACCGAGTGTACTTGCCCAGAACTCGGGCAAGGGTCTTTTCTCCCCGGCTTTCCAGAAGTTCGTTGACGAGATTGCAGGCCGTGGTGAACCGGACCCGAAGGTTCTTCCGGCAGGCTTCTATTCCCAGGGCTGTGGCAAGATGGGTTTTCCCGCACCCGCTTTTACCCAGGAAGAGAATGTTCCGGTGTCGGGAGATATAGTCTCCGGCGGCCAGTTCACCGATGAGTCTTTTGTCAAGCTGCGGCGCTTCTTCGAAGGCAAAACTCCCCAGAGTTTTGACCAGGGGGAAACGGGCTTCTTTCAACCGCCTCTTTTCCCTGTTCTCGAAGCGGATCTGGAGTTCCAGTTCCGTGAGTTCCAGGAGGAATTCCTCGTAGCTCACGCCCCGTTCTTCGGCCTGACGGAGCCGTTCTTCGAGGTGTCGGGCGGCATTGCCGAGGGTCAGGTTCTTCAGGTTCTCGTGAAGCTGCAGAAGGCGCCCGGTGTTCATCGTCCGGCCTCCAAGACGGAATAGACGGATACGTCCGCCGCGGGGAGGACGGTCCACCGCTCCGACTCAAGGGACGTGGGTGTTTCTTCCTGTCTTTCGGCCGACTCAAGGAGATGGCGGATTCCGGCGGCGTCGCTCAGTCCGTTTTTCAGGGCCTGCGAGGCGGCGGCTTCCACCCGCTTTTGCCCGTAACGCCTCGCGAGGAGCAGCACGTCGATGAATTCCTTGATTCCCCGGTTTTCTCCCTGTCGCGCCTGGAATTGTTCCAAAAGGGAGTTCAGAGAGTCGCTCCAGGTCTTTTTCCACTCCGAAAGGGGCCGGGCGTCCCGGAAGGCTCCGGGACGTTCCCGGAGGAGTTCGAGGTAGTGGTCCGCCTCGAGAACCCAGTGGTTGTTGCCGTACTTTCTTCCGTGGACGGCGAGCCGCTTTTCTCCGCTGTAGAGTGCGACCTCGTCCACGGTGAGCAGTGCCCGGAGGGGCCGGCCGGCGTAGGCGGCGGGGACGGAGTACCGGTTCTTGTCCACCATGACGGTGGCGTACTTGTCCGCCTTCACCGAGACGGTCTGTTCGTTGCCGTAGGGATGGCGGGGAAGGGGGATGAGGATCCTCTTTTCCGCATCGTGCAGTTCCCGTATGCTTCCCTCCCGGCCGGTCATCCTGTGGGAACCGTAGGCGATGCATTCTTCCAGCAGTCTGTCGTTGATGCTCTCCAGGCTTTCTCCCCGAGGAAGGGGAACCAGGAAGTTCCGGCGGGCGAATCCGACGAGCCCCTCTACTCCGCCCTTTTCGTTTCCCCGACCGGGAGAGCAGAAACGGCTCTCGAAGGTGTACCAGGAACGGAACCGGACGAAGCTTGCCTGTTCTTTCCGCTCTTTTCCGAGAAGCACTTTTTCCACTGCCGCCGTCAGGTTGTCAAAGATCATTACGGGAAAGACGCCTCCATAATAGAGAAATCCACGGCTCAGTCCGTCGAAAAACGCCTGCTGCCGTTCACAAGGGTAGAGGCGGACGAAGGGGTTTCCCGAGTACTTCGATCTCATGCAGAAGATTTTTACCCGCACGGCCTCTCCGCCGAGGAAAACCGTGGCACTCCCCCAGTCGACCTCGGCTTCTCCCCTCGGAGAGGGCTCAAGAGGCACGAAGGCTTCGCTGCTTTTCAGACCGAGGCTTCTCTTGACCGAAGATACGTGACGGCGCACCGTCGTTTCGCTTCCGGTAAAGCCATATTCGCTCACCAAACGGGTATATATCCTTTTTGCCGTATGGCGCTGCTTCTTCGGGCTTTCAATGTCCTCCTTCAGCCATCGGTAAATGATTTCGTGATAGGGACCGAGCACCGGAGAAGGCTGGATCTTTCTTGGGGAATAGCCCGTGAATTCACCACGAAGCACTTTCTTCACGGTGTTTCGAGAATGTCCTGTTTCCCTGGCTATTTCGCTCACATTCTTTCCGTACACCCGGTGAGCGGTCCGTATGTATTCGTATTGGTCCACCTTCAGCATCCTTTCTCCTCCGGTCTCATCGTCATGGTGTGCGTTCTCGACGATGATATCCGGAGCGATGGTCAGGTGGTCAATTTTCGGCTAGCGTTCCCTCAAAAAGTGATCAATTTTAGAATGCCAAAACCACTTTTACGAGAGCCTCCATGCTCGCTCCACCAAAACCCTTTCTTGCAAAAAGTTTTCTGGCTTCCACGAGAATCAACTCTTTCGTGTCACTGCCGGTTCCCCCAACGGACCTTCCGCGTACGTCTCCATCCATTCCCGCACACCTCCGCATCTCGGAGGA
It encodes:
- a CDS encoding TetR/AcrR family transcriptional regulator → MCIDKTIKATGLSKGALYWHFPSKLALYMEVADREVRKVEAFFTPTKEHGRKGLLNFLICQGEAVIEEYMTNADTLRFWINLLGEGLRGNEELETHLRELPDSVVERLCDHMERCFPEEVRGKRSELRELGFIVDAVFDGVVLQLALRKDTDRAKRIWSAILSGVLPQYLGGGERECLVKGART
- a CDS encoding TolC family protein — its product is MKRVFMVSLCCAYLFVWGRAVAFAADAPVLTLEKAMTIAKEQHPLLSAAREKVLRVEAKLREVEAGFGPKVDAVLSYSQVKDIPTTKALDPGTGVPIGIVPLGYEKTYAAGLRLTQLLYTGGSLRANRKAAEFEVDSARAEEVRTFQSVENSVRKNFFNLQRAVSKLKVAEEALLLAQEHLRQVEALYNNGVVAKNEVLRVQVAVSSAQLDRISALNTVDVMWKALERATGAQLRPPYELEEPESDYVASPLPENLEQLALASRADLLAMAHLRNAALAYADAAAGQARPQVSLQGEVTRTGDSFFPEDDDWKVMLVAQWRLYDSGEVGSRVEQARASSRELLHNMTDMERQVSLEVSTAQLNLASAQVRIQVAQDQLLSAEEDYRMALKRYTAQVGTNIDVLDSRLALNSARTALVDAVYDAYSGYADLLFAVGLDAFEGKTK
- the istA gene encoding IS21 family transposase, translating into MLKVDQYEYIRTAHRVYGKNVSEIARETGHSRNTVKKVLRGEFTGYSPRKIQPSPVLGPYHEIIYRWLKEDIESPKKQRHTAKRIYTRLVSEYGFTGSETTVRRHVSSVKRSLGLKSSEAFVPLEPSPRGEAEVDWGSATVFLGGEAVRVKIFCMRSKYSGNPFVRLYPCERQQAFFDGLSRGFLYYGGVFPVMIFDNLTAAVEKVLLGKERKEQASFVRFRSWYTFESRFCSPGRGNEKGGVEGLVGFARRNFLVPLPRGESLESINDRLLEECIAYGSHRMTGREGSIRELHDAEKRILIPLPRHPYGNEQTVSVKADKYATVMVDKNRYSVPAAYAGRPLRALLTVDEVALYSGEKRLAVHGRKYGNNHWVLEADHYLELLRERPGAFRDARPLSEWKKTWSDSLNSLLEQFQARQGENRGIKEFIDVLLLARRYGQKRVEAAASQALKNGLSDAAGIRHLLESAERQEETPTSLESERWTVLPAADVSVYSVLEAGR
- the istB gene encoding IS21-like element helper ATPase IstB, giving the protein MNTGRLLQLHENLKNLTLGNAARHLEERLRQAEERGVSYEEFLLELTELELQIRFENREKRRLKEARFPLVKTLGSFAFEEAPQLDKRLIGELAAGDYISRHRNILFLGKSGCGKTHLATALGIEACRKNLRVRFTTACNLVNELLESRGEKTLARVLGKYTRYDLLIVDELGYVPFSKEGGELLFQVFAERHERGSVIVTTNLGFGSWTEVFGDPNMTAALLDRMTHKAYIIECTWESYRLKETLREGRKRSQIQLKTAAAEE